In Ovis aries strain OAR_USU_Benz2616 breed Rambouillet chromosome 17, ARS-UI_Ramb_v3.0, whole genome shotgun sequence, the following proteins share a genomic window:
- the ARPC3 gene encoding actin-related protein 2/3 complex subunit 3 isoform X2, with product MPAYHSSLMDPDTKLIGNMALLPIRSQFKGPAPRETKDTDIVDEAIYYFKANVFFKNYEIKNEADRTLIYITLYISECLKKLQKCNSKSQGEKEMYTLGITNFPIPGEPGFPLNAIYAKPANKQEDEVMRAYLQQLRQETGLRLCEKVFDPQNDKPSKWWTCFVKRQFMNKSLSGPGQ from the exons ATGCCG GCTTACCACTCTTCCCTCATGGACCCTGACACCAAACTCATTGGAAACATGGCACTATTGCCTATCAGAAGTCAGTTCAAAGGACCTGCCCCTAGAGAAA CAAAAGATACCGATATTGTGGATGAAGCTATCTATTACTTTAAGGCCAATGTCTTCTTCAAAAACTATGAAATTAAG AATGAAGCTGATAGGACCTTGATATATATAACTCTCTACATTTCTGAGTGTCTAAAGAAACTCCAAAAG tgcaattCTAAAAGCCAAGGCGAGAAAGAAATGTATACACTGGGAATCACTAATTTTCCCATTCCTGGAGAGCCTGGTTTTCCGCTGAATGCCATTTACGCCAAACCTGCAAACAAACAGGAAGATG AGGTGATGAGGGCCTACTTACAACAGCTGAGGCAAGAGACTGGACTGAGACTTTGTGAGAAAGTTTTTGACCCTCAGAATGATAAACCCAGCAAG TGGTGGACTTGCTTTGTGAAGAGACAGTTCATGAACAAGAGTCTTTCAGGACCTGGACAATAA
- the ARPC3 gene encoding actin-related protein 2/3 complex subunit 3 isoform X1, producing MPCTQKAYHSSLMDPDTKLIGNMALLPIRSQFKGPAPRETKDTDIVDEAIYYFKANVFFKNYEIKNEADRTLIYITLYISECLKKLQKCNSKSQGEKEMYTLGITNFPIPGEPGFPLNAIYAKPANKQEDEVMRAYLQQLRQETGLRLCEKVFDPQNDKPSKWWTCFVKRQFMNKSLSGPGQ from the exons ATGCCTTGCACACAGAAG GCTTACCACTCTTCCCTCATGGACCCTGACACCAAACTCATTGGAAACATGGCACTATTGCCTATCAGAAGTCAGTTCAAAGGACCTGCCCCTAGAGAAA CAAAAGATACCGATATTGTGGATGAAGCTATCTATTACTTTAAGGCCAATGTCTTCTTCAAAAACTATGAAATTAAG AATGAAGCTGATAGGACCTTGATATATATAACTCTCTACATTTCTGAGTGTCTAAAGAAACTCCAAAAG tgcaattCTAAAAGCCAAGGCGAGAAAGAAATGTATACACTGGGAATCACTAATTTTCCCATTCCTGGAGAGCCTGGTTTTCCGCTGAATGCCATTTACGCCAAACCTGCAAACAAACAGGAAGATG AGGTGATGAGGGCCTACTTACAACAGCTGAGGCAAGAGACTGGACTGAGACTTTGTGAGAAAGTTTTTGACCCTCAGAATGATAAACCCAGCAAG TGGTGGACTTGCTTTGTGAAGAGACAGTTCATGAACAAGAGTCTTTCAGGACCTGGACAATAA